Genomic DNA from Leptotrichia wadei:
TTCCCAGCCAGCAGTCCTTTTCCATTTTTCATATTTTCAATATCTTCTTTTGTTATATCATCAAAATTTAATACCGATATTGGCTCAGCTTCTGATGCTCCATACAAAGCTGTAATTTTTGCATTTGTAAAAACTTCTTTAATTTTTTTCATAAGGCTGTAAAAAACAGGAGCGCCGCCTGTATATACCTTTTGAACATTTTCAAGCGTTATTTTTTCATCTTTGCAAAATTTTACAATATTTTGAAATATTGCAGGAGGGAGGATGACGTTCTGAATATTATTTTCCATTATTTGCTGAACAATATTTTTAAAATTTGATTCTGCAGGTTTTTTCCAGTTTAAATCAGGAATAAAAGTAGTTGTTCCTGTGGCAATGTGGGAAAAAAGAAATATTGGAAATGAAGAATAAACTGATGTTTTCTTTTCAAATTTTATATTTTTTTCAAGCACATTATGCTGCCCCAGCAAGAATTTATGAGTTCTCATAATAATTTTAGGAAATCCAGTACTTCCGCTTGTAAAGCTGATAAGAGCTGGTGTATTTTCTTCAATTTTTTCATAATTTTTAATTTTTTCATTTATTAAAAATTTTTCAGAATATTTCATCACTTTAATATAATTAATTTTTTTCCCAATTTTTCTGATTCCCTTTAGAAAAAATCCCTTCAAAAGTGTCTTCCTGCTCCCAATTATCCCATCAGGCGAAATCATCTCACAACATTTATTAATATGCTCAATTCCAGCATAAGGGTCAATAAATACAGCTTGTATTTCCATTTTAAATATTGCTGTTAAAATCAGGTAAAATTCCACTCCAATTGGAATAAAAACTACAATTTTATCTCCTTTTTTAAAATTTTTTTTCCTTAAATAATCACATACATAATTTGATTTTTCATCTATTTGGGTAAAAGTAACTTTTTTGCCTGTATGCAAGTCAAATAAAGCTGACTTATCTGGATACAGACTTCTTAATTCTTTTATTTTGTCAACTATTGTCATTTTTATACCGCCTTTTATTTAAAGTTCCTTTACAAACAAAGTATATCTTCTCAATTCATCTCCCAATAGCAATCCTATATTTTTAGAT
This window encodes:
- a CDS encoding AMP-binding protein, whose translation is MTIVDKIKELRSLYPDKSALFDLHTGKKVTFTQIDEKSNYVCDYLRKKNFKKGDKIVVFIPIGVEFYLILTAIFKMEIQAVFIDPYAGIEHINKCCEMISPDGIIGSRKTLLKGFFLKGIRKIGKKINYIKVMKYSEKFLINEKIKNYEKIEENTPALISFTSGSTGFPKIIMRTHKFLLGQHNVLEKNIKFEKKTSVYSSFPIFLFSHIATGTTTFIPDLNWKKPAESNFKNIVQQIMENNIQNVILPPAIFQNIVKFCKDEKITLENVQKVYTGGAPVFYSLMKKIKEVFTNAKITALYGASEAEPISVLNFDDITKEDIENMKNGKGLLAGKIVNEIELKIEKLKKSNNVKDSSELKGEILVRGENVVNGYLNVEKNPDENWHRTGDMGYINKKGQLMLLGRVKGLIQIEENIYYPFTIETAFSFCKNLKKSVLTSKNNKLYLFTERNPEFKGDLSEDNEIKELKEKFGIFKIIETEIPMDKRHNSKTDYKRLEEIVEKL